A region of Sphingomonas crusticola DNA encodes the following proteins:
- the xseA gene encoding exodeoxyribonuclease VII large subunit, which translates to MASSLPPETAALLADEQPGDNSPALSVSELSGALKRSVEDAFSHVRVRGEISGFKRVASGHSYLTLKDDRACLDAVIWKNTPLAFRPEDGAEVIATGRLTTYPGRSRYQIVIERLELAGQGALMALLDQRRRALAAEGLFDGARKRPLPFLPRRIGVVTSPTGAVIRDILHRLEDRCPTHVIVWPVAVQGEGAAAQVAAAIAGFAAMADPPELIIVARGGGSIEDLWAFNEEAVVRAVAGSPIPTISAVGHETDVTLCDFAADVRAPTPTAAAEMAVPVRAELLATVRELGFRAGRCARRYRDHAGERLGAIARHLPPPDRLLAPQRQKLDDLSERLPRGLSSRLAHARRELAEAAGALRPSLLGAKVSRGRERLAAARLRPALVNSRVADARDRLGRLWRLAEQLHPDRPLARGYARVETRDGRVVASVPAARAAGGVTLVFADGRVAARVEGSPRPAMERAKPEQPNLL; encoded by the coding sequence ATGGCGTCTTCACTTCCTCCGGAAACTGCGGCGCTGTTAGCGGACGAGCAGCCCGGCGACAATTCGCCCGCGCTGTCCGTGTCGGAGCTGTCCGGCGCACTGAAGCGCTCGGTCGAGGACGCGTTCTCGCATGTCCGGGTGCGCGGCGAGATTTCGGGTTTCAAGCGGGTTGCGTCGGGCCATAGCTACCTGACGCTGAAAGACGATCGGGCCTGCCTCGACGCGGTGATCTGGAAGAACACGCCGCTCGCGTTCCGGCCGGAGGATGGGGCGGAGGTGATCGCCACCGGACGTCTCACCACCTATCCTGGCCGCTCGCGCTACCAGATCGTGATCGAACGCCTGGAGCTGGCCGGGCAGGGGGCGCTGATGGCGCTGCTCGACCAACGCCGGCGGGCATTGGCGGCCGAAGGGCTGTTCGACGGCGCGCGCAAACGCCCGTTGCCTTTCCTGCCTCGCCGGATCGGGGTCGTGACCTCACCCACAGGGGCGGTGATCCGCGACATTCTTCATCGGCTCGAGGACCGCTGCCCGACCCACGTGATCGTCTGGCCGGTCGCGGTGCAGGGCGAGGGGGCGGCTGCGCAGGTGGCCGCCGCCATAGCCGGTTTTGCCGCAATGGCCGACCCACCCGAGCTGATCATCGTCGCGCGCGGCGGCGGCTCGATCGAGGATCTGTGGGCCTTCAATGAAGAGGCAGTGGTGCGCGCCGTCGCCGGCTCGCCAATCCCTACCATCTCGGCTGTCGGCCATGAGACGGATGTCACCCTCTGCGACTTTGCCGCGGACGTGCGCGCGCCGACGCCCACGGCGGCGGCGGAGATGGCGGTACCGGTGCGGGCCGAGCTGCTGGCGACGGTGCGCGAACTCGGCTTCCGGGCGGGCCGATGCGCACGCCGCTATCGCGATCATGCCGGAGAACGGCTGGGTGCGATCGCGCGGCACCTGCCGCCTCCCGATCGCCTGCTGGCACCGCAGCGGCAGAAACTCGACGATCTCAGCGAGCGGCTGCCGCGCGGCCTGTCGTCGCGCCTCGCCCACGCGCGCCGCGAACTGGCCGAGGCGGCCGGCGCGCTTCGGCCGAGCCTGCTTGGTGCCAAGGTGTCGCGCGGGCGCGAGCGATTGGCCGCGGCCCGCTTGCGGCCGGCTTTGGTCAATAGCCGCGTCGCCGATGCGCGCGACCGGCTCGGCCGGCTGTGGCGCCTGGCCGAGCAACTGCATCCCGATCGCCCGCTCGCACGCGGCTATGCCCGGGTGGAAACGCGCGATGGCCGCGTGGTCGCTTCCGTTCCCGCCGCACGGGCCGCAGGCGGCGTGACGCTCGTTTTTGCGGACGGACGGGTGGCGGCGCGGGTTGAGGGTAGCCCACGCCCTGCTATGGAACGGGCGAAGCCCGAACAGCCCAACTTGCTGTGA
- a CDS encoding M23 family metallopeptidase, with protein MKTAAGLFVLIAVGGCIPRPEAPGPATTPPPIGQPVSPPPPQTVDARIFGLNGSPQQGALLTGTVPTGTALLLLDSKPVRFAADGRFIIGFGRDATAVSVLEARMQDGRLLRLPLTVMPRQWDVSSLPTLYKGTTPSAAYQRLRAAESAQIAAAYASQADSDGWRQSFRWPATGRISTLFGSQRLYARGVAGAPHGGVDIARPTGGAALEGTPAVAPADGVVVLATDHPFSLEGNLVIIDHGFGLFSALMHLQRIDVRTGERLQRGQAIGLIGMTGRATGPHLHWGMTWNGARIDPMRLAGPMPG; from the coding sequence TTGAAGACTGCTGCGGGGCTGTTCGTCCTGATCGCCGTCGGCGGGTGCATTCCGCGCCCGGAAGCCCCCGGGCCCGCGACCACACCCCCGCCGATCGGGCAACCGGTGTCCCCACCGCCGCCGCAGACGGTGGATGCGCGCATCTTCGGGTTGAACGGATCGCCTCAGCAGGGGGCGTTGCTGACCGGAACCGTGCCGACGGGCACCGCCTTGCTTCTGCTCGACAGCAAGCCGGTACGCTTCGCCGCGGATGGGCGCTTCATCATCGGCTTCGGCCGCGACGCGACTGCTGTATCGGTGCTGGAGGCGCGGATGCAGGATGGGCGGCTGCTGCGCCTGCCGCTCACTGTGATGCCGCGGCAATGGGACGTGTCGTCGCTGCCGACGCTGTATAAGGGCACGACGCCAAGCGCGGCTTATCAACGGCTACGAGCGGCAGAATCCGCCCAGATTGCTGCCGCTTATGCCAGCCAGGCGGATAGCGACGGTTGGCGCCAGTCTTTCCGTTGGCCGGCGACCGGCCGCATCAGCACCTTGTTCGGCTCGCAGCGGCTCTATGCGCGCGGCGTTGCCGGCGCGCCTCATGGTGGAGTGGACATAGCGCGGCCGACCGGAGGTGCTGCGCTCGAGGGAACGCCCGCCGTTGCCCCGGCCGACGGCGTGGTGGTGTTGGCGACCGACCACCCGTTCAGCCTTGAAGGCAATCTTGTGATCATCGATCACGGTTTCGGATTGTTCAGTGCCTTGATGCACCTGCAACGGATCGATGTCCGCACCGGCGAACGCTTGCAACGCGGCCAGGCCATCGGGTTGATTGGGATGACCGGCCGCGCCACCGGGCCGCATCTGCATTGGGGAATGACCTGGAACGGCGCCCGCATCGATCCGATGAGGCTGGCTGGACCGATGCCGGGCTGA
- a CDS encoding TonB-dependent receptor domain-containing protein has protein sequence MTHKILNRAVLCASSAPFALGLALAFTAPAYAQTTDAPAATTAATDATGGPNSVNDEVVVTGSRIRRPELQSVSPIAVIGSAAIQSQGITNIQDLAQKLPQLGIPGASRTNTNFSTTGNGVSILNLRNLGSNRTLVLVNGRRFVAGLAGTSTVDVNNIPTEMIDRVEVVTGGASAVYGSDAISGVVNFILKDHFDGITARAQYGISSKGDNANYTASITGGATFGPDKRGSIVGNFTYAVDKGLFSRDRAISAEDCLYICGPTAYSSYAAQGRFQLMNGAAASSNTGGFTQNLFTFNPDNSVVLGFPVGYGFNRNGVRRIAVPLKRYLGTVTGNYELSDHITAFIEGTYAKTKSSSQIEASPLDSATNLGTTGYPITNPFIPASIAAQIAARNSDGIASNNVTSISFRRRQNEVFTRSNTNDRDTYRIAGGFRGDITDKWSFDVSGVYGVLKDHTETQDIDITKYAFALDAIRDGSGNIVCRDATARAAGCVPINLFGYNTASPEASAYVQSDEPRTDDIKNTELVLNAAITGTLFALPYGDVKTSFGVEYRREKSVDNWDELTNQGLNSGNQTPDTIGKFNVKEAFGELDVPLLEDVTFAKSLSLNGKARYSDYSTIGNVFSWSAGAEWAPINDIRIRGNYSVANRAPNIGELFSAQSETFPSVQDPCNGVRATTSNDYSAACRAIPQVAAAIASTGSFTYSQADLQGINGFDGGNPNLQEEKAKTWTLGAVFQPSFFRGFSFTADYFNIKIDDAIGNISRTTSIQQCLLTGLSQFCNNVIRSPQTGFITTVNAQLVNIASYKTSGIDFDLRYGHALGLFGDDRFDTHVLWTRTLKYKTQSDPSAPIDNGLGNIEYGEVFKNKVYAEFTYTVGRFSINWNAQYLSKMINTPESEFDTPGTIDFLLSQGLTQEQADRAVSHNKIKSRIYHDVQLRAFVGENKQFEMFVGANNLFNRKPPILEDGLYYGSVTGTTTASDVYDPYGRRFYAGVQVHF, from the coding sequence ATGACTCACAAGATTTTGAACCGGGCGGTGCTGTGCGCCAGCTCCGCGCCTTTCGCGCTCGGCCTCGCGCTGGCCTTCACGGCTCCGGCATATGCGCAGACCACCGATGCACCGGCCGCAACGACGGCGGCAACTGACGCCACGGGCGGTCCCAACTCTGTCAACGACGAGGTCGTGGTTACCGGTTCGCGTATCCGCCGCCCCGAACTGCAGTCGGTTTCGCCGATTGCCGTGATCGGTTCGGCCGCGATCCAGAGCCAGGGCATCACCAACATCCAGGATCTGGCGCAGAAGCTGCCGCAGCTCGGTATTCCGGGCGCCAGCCGCACCAACACCAACTTCTCGACGACTGGCAACGGCGTCTCGATCCTCAATCTGCGTAACCTCGGCAGCAACCGCACGCTGGTGCTGGTCAACGGCCGTCGTTTCGTGGCGGGCCTCGCCGGCACCTCGACGGTGGACGTCAACAATATCCCGACCGAGATGATCGATCGCGTCGAAGTCGTCACCGGCGGCGCATCGGCCGTGTACGGTTCGGATGCCATTTCGGGCGTGGTCAACTTCATCCTGAAGGATCACTTCGACGGCATCACCGCACGCGCGCAATATGGCATCTCGTCCAAGGGCGATAACGCCAACTACACCGCCAGCATCACCGGCGGCGCGACCTTCGGTCCGGACAAGCGCGGCTCGATCGTCGGCAATTTCACCTATGCGGTGGATAAGGGCCTGTTCTCGCGCGACCGCGCAATTTCGGCGGAAGACTGCCTTTATATTTGCGGTCCAACTGCTTACAGCTCTTACGCTGCGCAGGGCCGCTTCCAGCTGATGAACGGTGCGGCCGCGTCCAGCAACACCGGCGGGTTCACCCAGAATCTTTTCACCTTCAATCCTGACAACAGCGTCGTGCTGGGCTTCCCGGTCGGCTATGGCTTCAACCGCAACGGCGTGCGCCGGATCGCGGTGCCGCTGAAGCGCTATCTCGGCACGGTCACCGGCAATTACGAGCTGAGCGATCACATCACCGCCTTCATCGAAGGCACCTACGCGAAGACGAAGTCGAGTTCGCAGATCGAGGCTAGCCCGCTGGACTCGGCGACGAATTTGGGCACGACCGGCTATCCGATCACCAACCCGTTCATCCCGGCTTCGATTGCTGCCCAGATCGCCGCACGTAACTCGGACGGCATCGCCAGCAACAACGTGACCAGCATCTCTTTCCGTCGCCGCCAGAATGAAGTGTTCACGCGGAGCAACACGAACGATCGCGATACATATCGCATCGCAGGTGGCTTCCGTGGTGACATTACCGACAAGTGGAGCTTCGACGTTTCGGGCGTGTACGGCGTGCTGAAGGATCACACCGAGACGCAGGATATCGACATCACGAAATATGCCTTCGCGCTCGATGCGATCCGCGATGGCAGCGGCAACATCGTGTGCCGCGATGCGACCGCTCGTGCAGCAGGCTGCGTCCCGATCAACCTGTTCGGCTATAATACGGCGTCGCCCGAGGCTTCGGCCTACGTGCAGTCGGATGAGCCGCGCACGGATGACATCAAGAATACCGAGCTGGTCCTCAACGCTGCTATCACCGGCACCTTGTTCGCGCTGCCTTATGGCGACGTGAAGACCTCGTTCGGCGTCGAATATCGCCGCGAGAAGAGCGTCGACAATTGGGACGAACTGACCAACCAGGGCCTGAACTCGGGTAACCAGACCCCCGACACGATCGGCAAGTTCAACGTCAAGGAAGCCTTCGGCGAGCTTGACGTGCCGCTGCTCGAGGACGTGACCTTCGCCAAGTCGCTGAGCCTGAATGGCAAGGCGCGCTATTCGGATTACTCCACCATCGGCAACGTGTTCAGCTGGAGCGCGGGTGCGGAGTGGGCGCCGATCAACGACATCCGCATCCGCGGCAATTATTCGGTCGCAAACCGCGCCCCGAATATCGGCGAATTGTTCTCGGCTCAGTCCGAAACCTTCCCGTCCGTGCAGGATCCCTGCAACGGCGTGCGGGCGACGACCAGCAATGATTATTCGGCGGCTTGTCGTGCCATCCCGCAGGTTGCTGCGGCGATCGCTTCCACCGGCAGCTTCACCTACAGCCAGGCTGACCTTCAGGGCATTAACGGCTTTGACGGTGGCAACCCGAACCTGCAGGAAGAGAAAGCCAAGACCTGGACGCTTGGTGCGGTCTTCCAGCCGAGCTTCTTCCGTGGCTTCAGCTTCACGGCCGATTATTTCAACATCAAGATCGACGATGCGATCGGCAACATTTCGCGTACGACCTCGATCCAGCAGTGCCTGCTGACGGGTCTCTCGCAATTCTGTAACAACGTCATCCGCAGCCCGCAGACCGGTTTCATCACGACCGTGAACGCGCAGCTCGTCAACATCGCCTCGTACAAGACCAGCGGCATCGATTTCGATCTGCGTTACGGTCATGCGCTGGGCCTGTTCGGCGACGATCGTTTCGATACGCACGTGCTGTGGACGCGTACTCTGAAGTACAAGACCCAGTCCGATCCGTCGGCTCCGATCGATAACGGGCTCGGCAACATCGAATATGGCGAAGTGTTCAAGAACAAGGTCTATGCCGAATTCACCTACACGGTCGGCCGGTTCAGCATCAACTGGAACGCCCAGTATCTGAGCAAGATGATCAACACTCCGGAATCTGAATTCGATACACCGGGTACGATCGACTTCCTGTTGTCGCAGGGCCTGACCCAGGAGCAGGCTGACCGCGCGGTGAGCCACAACAAGATCAAGTCGCGTATCTATCACGACGTTCAGCTCCGTGCCTTCGTCGGCGAGAACAAGCAGTTCGAGATGTTCGTTGGCGCCAATAACCTCTTCAACCGCAAGCCGCCGATCCTCGAGGACGGTCTCTATTACGGTTCGGTTACGGGCACGACGACCGCATCCGACGTTTACGATCCCTACGGCCGCCGCTTCTATGCGGGCGTCCAGGTCCACTTCTAG
- the ruvB gene encoding Holliday junction branch migration DNA helicase RuvB, whose amino-acid sequence MSEAERLIDAARVPDDADAALRPRTLDEFVGQKAARENLRVFIQAAKARGEALDHVLFFGPPGLGKTTLAQIVARELGVGFRATSGPVIAKSGDLAALLTNLEEGDVLFIDEIHRLAPAVEEILYPAMEDRALDIMIGEGPSARSVRIDLPRFTLVGATTRQGLLTTPLRDRFGIPIRLNFYSVDELELVVRRAARLLGFAIADDGAAEVARRSRGTPRIAGRLLRRVRDFAHAAGHNIVDARDADAALTRLEVDALGLDAMDRRYLTMIADIYRGGPVGVETLAAGLSEPRDTIEEVIEPYLIQLGLVARTARGRCLNGRAWTHLGLEPPPTAGQSGLFDA is encoded by the coding sequence ATGAGCGAGGCCGAACGGTTGATCGACGCAGCACGCGTCCCCGACGATGCAGACGCCGCGTTGCGCCCGCGCACGCTCGACGAATTCGTGGGACAGAAGGCCGCGCGGGAAAATTTGCGCGTCTTCATCCAGGCGGCCAAGGCCCGCGGCGAAGCGCTCGATCATGTGCTGTTCTTCGGCCCTCCCGGGCTCGGCAAGACCACGCTCGCGCAGATCGTGGCGCGCGAGCTCGGCGTGGGCTTCCGCGCAACCTCCGGCCCGGTCATCGCCAAATCCGGCGATCTCGCGGCCTTGCTGACCAATCTCGAGGAAGGCGACGTGCTCTTCATCGACGAGATCCACCGGCTGGCGCCGGCCGTGGAGGAAATCCTCTATCCGGCGATGGAGGATCGCGCGCTCGACATCATGATCGGCGAAGGCCCGTCGGCACGCAGCGTCCGCATCGATCTGCCGCGTTTCACGCTCGTCGGGGCCACCACCCGCCAGGGCCTGCTGACGACGCCGCTGCGCGACCGCTTCGGCATCCCGATCCGCCTCAATTTCTACTCGGTCGACGAGCTTGAGCTGGTGGTGCGCCGCGCCGCCCGCTTGCTCGGCTTCGCTATCGCCGACGACGGCGCGGCCGAGGTCGCACGCCGCTCGCGCGGGACGCCGCGCATCGCCGGACGGCTGCTGCGGCGCGTGCGCGATTTCGCCCATGCCGCCGGGCACAATATCGTCGACGCCAGGGACGCCGATGCCGCACTCACGCGGCTGGAGGTCGATGCGCTCGGTCTCGACGCGATGGATCGACGTTATCTGACGATGATCGCGGACATCTACCGTGGCGGCCCGGTCGGCGTGGAAACCCTGGCCGCCGGCCTGTCGGAGCCCCGCGATACGATCGAGGAGGTGATCGAGCCTTACCTCATCCAGCTCGGCCTGGTCGCCCGCACCGCGCGCGGCCGCTGCCTCAACGGTCGGGCCTGGACCCATCTGGGGCTGGAGCCCCCGCCCACGGCGGGCCAATCCGGATTGTTCGACGCATAA
- a CDS encoding DUF2093 domain-containing protein, whose protein sequence is MLMAQGKPAKLHYLAGSFRVLVPGDHVVCAKSGERIALEDLRYWSVSRQEAYATAELASAAERKG, encoded by the coding sequence ATGCTGATGGCGCAGGGAAAACCCGCGAAGCTCCACTATCTCGCCGGCAGCTTCCGCGTGCTGGTGCCGGGCGACCATGTCGTTTGCGCCAAATCGGGTGAGCGGATCGCGCTGGAGGACTTGCGCTACTGGAGCGTAAGCCGCCAGGAAGCCTATGCCACGGCGGAACTTGCCTCGGCGGCGGAGCGCAAGGGTTGA